The following proteins come from a genomic window of Hydractinia symbiolongicarpus strain clone_291-10 chromosome 2, HSymV2.1, whole genome shotgun sequence:
- the LOC130630604 gene encoding uncharacterized protein LOC130630604, whose protein sequence is MKCTVKFKLNQVACPGTLHLSDRNPVFLSIYLFGRYHRTQHVYPSFPMTFNSKLKFQRIFTNAKTPEQVLEILEDESILIELRQHTKGYKGGHVLAVYEESARKFLYPSPSYIPREDHLKREILLTRTKHFSNGRGLDPQLTFRTKTYIEEAPSVILTTPNFTISKQFPTKAHSATVSHAGASSARRKKCSKKKNIHHSLPLPANLEFDESCDSHNTKEIGTQVYPRSPNTGQPVYRHCICDCPTLRDRDFDLDDWIQSLSVKHKEESSRRKPFRTGRASNELIAKREFVSPSNKEVRSYNEALCKQCLVPSKKCVLCNAYKTVYGDQSFLQHRFDRYHKDLTINRCKPRTQSPSRYGYTSKVSPTQVRKCSPYTDTNKIPIGTPLRKEHDESSSDEEDDWWKNYKSRRFQSAPKARPRPLPNEHLTPDVDIIGRRVTSPTLRSRIFTPKEESYTAKNAKEEAYSIESARIHQRIKDLMKKNNSVLQHDLSSSESITDDDDYYEDIEAVVEPSLTGSRFLNKTSPSGNSSRRKMPTKSVVTPVGGGKYWSSESIHRRDDLNHRDVLDSSLKAIYQDLYEKTLKNK, encoded by the exons ATGAAGTGTACTGTCAAGTTCAAATTAAACCAG GTAGCCTGTCCTGGTACTTTACATCTTTCTGATAGAAACCCCGTTTTTCTTTCAATCTATCTATTCGGACGATACCATCGAACTCAACATGTGTATCCTTCATTCCCCATGACATTTAACtcaaaattgaaatttcaaagg ATTTTTACAAATGCTAAAACACCAGAACAAGTTTTGGAGATATTGGAAG atgaaagcatcttaattgaactaaggcAGCACACTAAGGGCTACAAGG GGGGTCATGTTCTTGCTGTGTACGAGGAATCAGCGAGAAAATTTTTATATCCATCCCCAAGTTATATACCTCGTGAAGATCATTTGAAACGTGAAATCCTGTTGACTcgaacaaaacatttttcaaatggAAGG GGATTAGATCCACAGCTTACATTTCGTACCAAGACATACATCGAAGAAGCACCATCTGTTATCTTAACAACTCCAAACTTCACTATTAGTAAACAA TTTCCAACTAAAGCTCATTCCGCAACTGTATCGCACGCTGGTGCATCTTcagcaagaagaaaaaaatgttcaaaaaagaaaaatatccacCACTCGTTACCTCTGCCTGCTAACCTTGAGTTTGATGAAAGTTGCGATTCTCACAACACTAAAGAAATCGGAACCCAAGTTTATCCTCGCAGTCCCAACACTGGACAACCCGTGTATAGACATTGCATATGTGACTGTCCAACGTTGCGTGACCGAGATTTTGATCTTGACGATTGGATACAATCGCTTTCAGTAAAACATAAGGAGGAGTCATCGCGGAGGAAACCATTCCGTACAGGTAGAGCTTCAAATGAATTGATTGCAAAACGGGAATTTGTTTCGCCATCAAACAAAGAAGTGAGATCGTACAATGAGG CATTGTGTAAACAGTGCCTAGTGCCATCAAAGAAATGTGTCTTGTGCAACGCTTACAAAACAGTTTATGGCGATCAATCTTTCTTGCAACATAGATTCGACAGATATCATAAAGATTTAACTATAAATAGATGTAAACCTCGCACTCAGTCTCCTTCACGTTACGGATACACTAGCAAAGTGTCTCCTACGCAGGTACGAAAATGTAGCCCTTACACAGATACCAATAAGATACCAATAGGCACGCCCTTGCGAAAAGAACATGATGAAAGTAGCTCGGATGAAGAAGATGATTGgtggaaaaattataaaagtagGCGCTTTCAAAGTGCACCAAAAGCTCGACCTAGGCCTCTTCCCAATGAACATTTAACACCCGATGTAGATATCATTGGCAGGCGTGTTACGTCACCGACGCTGCGATCACGGATTTTTACACCTAAGGAGGAGAGTTACACTGCAAAAAATGCAAAGGAGGAGGCATATTCGATAGAGTCAGCTCGAATTCATCAAAGAATCAAGGACTTGATGAAGAAAAACAATTCAGTACTT CAACATGACTTATCATCTTCAGAAAGTATAACGGACGACGATGACTACTATGAGGATATCGAAGCTGTGGTGGAACCATCTTTGACGGGATCGAG GTTTTTAAACAAGACATCTCCATCAGGAAATTCAAGCAGGAGAAAGATGCCGACAAAAAG TGTTGTTACTCCAGTTGGTGGTGGAAAATATTGGTCAAGTGAGTCAATACATCGTCGAGACGACCTGAACCACCGAGACGTGTTAGATTCTAGCCTTAAAGCCATTTACCAGGATTTATATGAGAAGAcattaaagaataaataa